A genomic window from Luteolibacter sp. LG18 includes:
- a CDS encoding NAD(P)H-dependent oxidoreductase: MEDVLVIFAHPAFHRSRTNRALVAAARATEGVAVHDLYETYPDFLVDVRAEQRLLEQYRTVVLQHPFFWYSSPALLKEWLDLVLQFNWAYGPDGRALRGKVLAQAITAGGPEDAYRREGTNHFSVRELLSPFEQTARLCGMAYAEAFTVHAANHITEETRDEAARDYSRWLTSLRAGSVSLWLPGPE, from the coding sequence ATGGAGGACGTGCTGGTGATTTTCGCGCACCCGGCCTTCCACCGGTCGCGCACGAACCGCGCCCTTGTCGCCGCGGCCCGCGCGACCGAGGGGGTGGCGGTGCATGATTTGTACGAAACCTATCCGGATTTCCTGGTCGATGTCCGCGCCGAGCAGCGGCTGTTGGAACAGTACCGCACGGTGGTGCTCCAGCACCCGTTCTTCTGGTACAGCAGCCCGGCCTTGCTGAAGGAGTGGCTCGACCTGGTGCTCCAGTTCAACTGGGCCTACGGGCCGGATGGCCGCGCGCTGCGGGGCAAGGTGCTGGCCCAGGCGATCACCGCCGGCGGGCCGGAGGACGCCTACCGGCGGGAGGGCACGAACCACTTCTCGGTCCGCGAGCTGCTCTCGCCCTTCGAGCAGACCGCGCGCTTGTGCGGCATGGCCTATGCCGAGGCGTTCACGGTCCACGCGGCGAACCATATCACGGAGGAGACGCGGGACGAGGCGGCCCGGGACTATAGCCGGTGGCTGACCTCACTTCGCGCCGGTTCCGTCTCGCTCTGGTTGCCGGGGCCGGAGTAG
- a CDS encoding YceI family protein gives MITPADLAAELASANPPVVLDVRLADDYEACHITGALNNAVFEVACNERFPAQLPDKARAVRLYGASGNSLEARMAVEKLQRAGYTDVAELEGGLEAWLEAGLPNTCGAPLPPAPEVPEGRVLVDLEASRVGWTGRNLLNKHHGTIAIRSGWLDLAHGRLTGGEIVLDLTRLDCSDLSGTEYHAVLIHHLHDHDFFDVARFPEARLTITSATHLEVGTPGAPNLHLAAELTLKGQTHPIEFAATCGLTPDGKAAAQATFSIDRTRWGVLYGSGKFFHRLAGHLVNDLIDFEVKIVTG, from the coding sequence ATGATCACTCCCGCCGACCTTGCCGCGGAGCTCGCCTCCGCCAACCCGCCCGTGGTCCTCGATGTCCGCCTCGCGGACGATTACGAGGCCTGCCACATCACCGGCGCGCTGAACAACGCCGTCTTCGAGGTGGCCTGCAACGAGCGCTTCCCCGCCCAGCTCCCGGACAAGGCCCGCGCCGTGCGCCTCTACGGGGCTTCTGGTAACAGCCTGGAGGCCCGCATGGCGGTGGAGAAACTCCAGCGCGCGGGCTACACCGACGTCGCGGAACTCGAGGGCGGTCTGGAGGCCTGGTTGGAGGCGGGGCTGCCGAATACCTGTGGTGCTCCGCTGCCGCCCGCGCCGGAGGTGCCCGAGGGCCGGGTGCTGGTGGATCTGGAAGCCTCCAGAGTCGGCTGGACCGGCCGGAACCTGCTCAACAAGCACCACGGCACCATCGCCATCCGCTCCGGTTGGCTCGATCTCGCCCACGGCCGTCTCACCGGCGGCGAGATCGTCCTGGATCTGACGCGCCTCGATTGCAGCGACCTGTCCGGCACCGAGTACCACGCGGTGCTGATCCACCACCTGCACGACCACGATTTCTTCGATGTCGCGCGGTTCCCGGAAGCCCGTCTCACGATCACCTCCGCCACCCATCTGGAGGTTGGCACGCCCGGTGCGCCGAACCTGCACCTCGCCGCGGAGCTGACGCTGAAGGGGCAGACCCATCCGATCGAATTCGCCGCCACCTGCGGCCTCACCCCGGACGGCAAGGCCGCCGCGCAGGCGACCTTTTCCATCGACCGCACCCGCTGGGGCGTCCTCTACGGTTCCGGGAAATTCTTCCACCGCCTCGCGGGGCACCTCGTGAACGACCTCATCGATTTCGA
- a CDS encoding monovalent cation:proton antiporter-2 (CPA2) family protein yields the protein MAFESVFLQAFIYLAAALVAVVAGKRLGLGAVLGYLIIGAAIGPWGLGWIGGESEQVTHFAEFGVVVMLFLVGLEMRPTELWRMRRQIFGLGGMQVVLCALGLAGAAVAFGCHWKPALAMGMILAMSSTAIVLQSLAEKNLLRTEAGQNSFAVLLFQDLAVIPIIALLPLLATGAAHGTAGHASHDWMEGWPAWGRGLVTVGAVVLVVVIARLATRPLFRAIAKTRQREAFTAAALMLIIGIALLMTKVGLSAALGTFVAGVVLANSEYRHELESDLEPFKGLLLGLFFLGVGVGIDFGHIGRFPGTVLGLAAGLIVVKAVMMYALARLHRSPREPSFVFAAALAGGGEFAFVLIGLALGSGVFDESQGKTLTAGVAISMAATPLLILASHRLTARSMKKPVVERESDVQDEGAPVIICGFGRFGHIIGRLLRTQGIHSTVLDNDPDQVDTLRAIGMPVFFGDAGRPDMLLTAGAARAKILVIALKDVATTLNIVETARKHFPHLKIFLRAHSRAEAYELLDAGEERIYRDTLDTSLTLATDVLRELGTPAYTAYRVAKLYRRRDEIFLRKMAKHRHKDDDAFISAAREVQRTLDQVMREEPGHDFGDEGWVPPGADPNAKPSPKPESL from the coding sequence GTGGCGTTCGAAAGTGTTTTCCTCCAGGCGTTCATCTACCTTGCCGCGGCATTGGTCGCGGTGGTGGCTGGGAAGCGGCTCGGCCTCGGGGCCGTGCTCGGGTATCTGATCATCGGCGCGGCCATCGGGCCGTGGGGCCTCGGCTGGATCGGCGGGGAAAGCGAGCAGGTCACCCACTTCGCGGAGTTCGGGGTGGTGGTGATGTTGTTCCTGGTGGGGCTGGAAATGCGGCCCACCGAGTTGTGGCGGATGCGACGGCAGATTTTCGGGCTGGGCGGCATGCAGGTGGTGTTGTGCGCGCTGGGTCTTGCCGGAGCGGCGGTGGCCTTCGGCTGCCATTGGAAGCCCGCGCTGGCGATGGGGATGATCCTCGCGATGTCGAGCACCGCCATTGTCCTGCAATCGCTGGCGGAGAAAAACCTGCTGCGCACCGAGGCCGGCCAGAACTCGTTTGCGGTCCTGTTGTTCCAGGACCTGGCGGTGATCCCGATCATCGCGCTGCTGCCGCTGCTGGCCACCGGTGCGGCGCATGGAACCGCCGGACACGCGTCGCACGATTGGATGGAGGGCTGGCCGGCGTGGGGGCGGGGCTTGGTCACGGTCGGTGCCGTGGTGCTGGTGGTGGTGATCGCGCGGCTGGCCACGCGGCCCTTGTTCCGCGCCATCGCGAAGACCCGCCAGCGCGAGGCTTTCACCGCCGCGGCGCTGATGCTGATCATCGGCATCGCCCTGCTGATGACGAAGGTGGGACTCTCCGCCGCGCTCGGCACCTTCGTCGCGGGCGTGGTGCTGGCGAACAGCGAGTACCGCCACGAGCTGGAAAGCGACCTCGAACCGTTCAAGGGGCTGCTGCTCGGGTTGTTCTTCCTCGGCGTGGGGGTGGGCATCGACTTCGGGCACATCGGGCGTTTCCCCGGCACCGTGCTCGGTCTCGCCGCCGGGCTGATCGTGGTGAAGGCGGTGATGATGTACGCGCTCGCGCGGCTCCACCGCTCGCCCCGGGAACCGTCGTTCGTGTTCGCCGCGGCGCTCGCGGGTGGCGGCGAGTTCGCATTCGTCTTGATCGGCCTGGCGCTCGGCTCCGGGGTTTTCGATGAAAGCCAGGGGAAAACCCTCACCGCCGGGGTGGCCATCTCGATGGCAGCCACGCCCCTGCTGATCCTTGCCAGCCACCGCCTCACCGCCCGCTCGATGAAGAAGCCGGTGGTCGAGCGGGAGAGTGACGTGCAGGACGAGGGCGCGCCGGTCATCATCTGCGGTTTCGGCCGCTTCGGTCACATCATCGGTCGCCTGCTGCGCACCCAGGGCATCCACAGCACGGTGCTCGACAATGATCCGGACCAGGTCGACACGCTGCGGGCGATCGGCATGCCGGTGTTCTTCGGGGACGCGGGTCGGCCGGACATGCTGCTCACCGCCGGGGCGGCGCGGGCGAAGATCCTCGTCATCGCGCTGAAGGACGTGGCCACGACGCTGAACATCGTGGAGACCGCGCGGAAGCACTTCCCGCACCTGAAGATCTTCCTGCGCGCGCACAGCCGCGCCGAGGCCTACGAGCTTCTGGACGCGGGGGAGGAGCGGATCTATCGCGACACGCTGGACACCTCGCTCACGCTGGCCACCGACGTCCTGCGCGAGCTCGGCACCCCGGCCTACACCGCCTACCGCGTGGCGAAGCTCTATCGCCGCCGCGATGAGATCTTCCTCCGCAAGATGGCGAAGCACCGCCACAAGGACGACGACGCTTTCATCTCCGCCGCGCGCGAGGTCCAGCGCACGCTCGACCAGGTCATGCGTGAGGAGCCCGGCCACGACTTCGGCGACGAAGGCTGGGTGCCGCCCGGTGCCGATCCGAATGCCAAACCTTCTCCCAAACCCGAATCCTTATGA
- a CDS encoding VOC family protein, whose protein sequence is MSESHIPEGYHSVTPSLTVADAPAALAFYQAAFGAVEIFRMPDEKTGKIMHAEIAIGNSRLMLSSEFPEWGCVAPEVGTGGAFMIYVADVDAAYAQAVGAGATSLQEPTDMFWGDRTSRVADPHGYRWSLATHVRDVSPEEIAKAAKEWDCNAS, encoded by the coding sequence ATGTCCGAATCCCACATTCCCGAAGGCTACCACAGCGTTACGCCGTCTCTGACCGTGGCCGATGCGCCCGCCGCGCTGGCATTCTATCAGGCCGCGTTTGGCGCGGTGGAGATCTTCCGCATGCCGGATGAGAAGACCGGCAAGATCATGCACGCCGAGATCGCGATCGGGAATTCCCGCCTCATGCTTTCCAGCGAGTTCCCGGAATGGGGCTGTGTGGCTCCGGAGGTGGGGACGGGCGGGGCGTTCATGATCTACGTGGCCGATGTGGATGCGGCCTACGCTCAGGCGGTTGGGGCGGGCGCTACCTCCCTGCAGGAGCCCACCGACATGTTCTGGGGCGACCGCACCTCGCGGGTGGCGGACCCGCACGGCTACCGCTGGAGCCTCGCCACCCATGTCCGCGACGTGTCCCCGGAGGAGATCGCGAAGGCGGCGAAGGAGTGGGATTGCAACGCGTCCTGA